A single window of Ovis canadensis isolate MfBH-ARS-UI-01 breed Bighorn chromosome 15, ARS-UI_OviCan_v2, whole genome shotgun sequence DNA harbors:
- the PAFAH1B2 gene encoding platelet-activating factor acetylhydrolase IB subunit alpha2: MSQGDSNPAAIPHAAEDIQGDDRWMSQHNRFVLDCKDKEPDVLFVGDSMVQLLQQCEIWRELFSPLHALNFGIGGDTTRHVLWRLKNGELENIKPKVIVVWVGTNNHENTAEEVAGGIEAIVQLINTRQPQAKIIVLGLLPRGEKPNPLRQKNAKVNQLLKVSLPKLANVQLLDTDGGFVHSDGAISCHDMFDFLHLTGGGYAKICKPLHELIMQLLEETPEEKQTTIA; the protein is encoded by the exons ATGAGCCAAGGAGACTCAAACCCAGCAGCCATTCCACATGCAGCAGAAGATATTCAAGGAGACGACAGATGGATGTCTCAG CACAACAGATTTGTCCTGGACTGCAAAGACAAAGAGCCGGATGTCCTGTTTGTGGGGGACTCCATGGTACAGTTGCTGCAGCAATGTGAG ataTGGCGAGAGCTTTTTTCCCCACTTCATGCACTGAATTTTGGAATTGGGGGAGATACAACAAGACATGTTTTATGGAGACTAAAGAATGGAGAACTGGAGAATATTAAACCTAAG GTCATTGTTGTCTGGGTAGGAACAAACAACCATGAAAATACAGCAGAGGAAGTAGCAGGTGGAATCGAGGCCATCGTACAGCTCATCAACACAAGGCAGCCACAGGCCAAAATCATTGTATTG ggtTTGTTACCTCGAGGTGAGAAGCCCAACCCCTTGAGGCAAAAGAATGCCAAGGTGAACCAGCTCCTCAAGGTCTCCCTGCCGAAGCTTGCCAACGTTCAGCTCCTGGACACAGACGGGGGCTTCGTGCACTCGGACGGTGCCATCTCCTGCCACGACATGTTTGATTTTCTGCATCTCACAGGGGGTGGCTATGCAAAGATCTGCAAACCCCTCCATGAACTGATCATGCAGTTGTTGGAGGAAACACCTGAGGAAAAACAAACCACCATTGCCTGA